The following coding sequences are from one Chloracidobacterium sp. window:
- a CDS encoding dipeptide ABC transporter ATP-binding protein — METATPKAKVTRLVDVRKLVKHFPVENSDDVVQAVDDVSFDIIAGETLGLVGESGCGKSTVGRCILRLHEPTSGEVRFEGNNIIGLPNSEMQALRREMQIIFQDPYASLNPRLSIRSIISEPLKIHKIGSRSEQNERVADLLRKVGLDPKYADRYPHEFSGGQRQRIGIARALALNPKLIICDEPVSALDVSVQAQVVNLLQDLQDEFGLTYLFISHGLAVVEHISDRVAVMYLGKIVEICEARELYEMPLHPYTRALLSAIPFPDPRHKRDRIVLTGDVPTPINPPSGCRFRTRCPLAIDECASVSPELKEITPGHFAACIRIDGYDNAERTA; from the coding sequence ATGGAAACTGCGACACCGAAGGCAAAAGTTACACGATTGGTCGATGTTCGAAAGCTCGTCAAGCACTTTCCGGTGGAAAATAGTGACGATGTCGTACAGGCCGTAGATGACGTTTCGTTCGATATCATCGCCGGAGAGACTCTGGGGTTGGTGGGCGAGTCCGGATGCGGCAAATCGACGGTCGGGAGGTGCATTCTCCGCCTTCACGAACCGACCAGCGGTGAGGTTCGATTTGAGGGAAATAACATCATTGGCCTGCCAAATTCGGAAATGCAGGCACTGCGGCGTGAGATGCAGATCATTTTTCAGGATCCATACGCCAGCCTGAATCCACGCCTAAGCATCCGATCGATAATTTCCGAACCGCTCAAGATACACAAGATCGGTTCTCGCTCAGAGCAGAACGAGCGTGTCGCTGACCTTCTCAGAAAGGTGGGCCTCGACCCGAAGTATGCCGATCGATACCCGCACGAGTTCTCCGGCGGTCAACGCCAGCGTATCGGCATCGCTCGTGCACTTGCCTTAAATCCCAAGCTTATAATTTGTGACGAACCGGTCTCGGCACTCGACGTTTCGGTCCAGGCTCAGGTGGTCAATCTACTGCAGGATCTGCAGGACGAATTTGGACTGACATATTTGTTCATTTCGCACGGACTTGCGGTGGTCGAGCATATTTCGGATCGCGTTGCGGTAATGTACCTCGGCAAGATAGTTGAGATCTGCGAGGCGAGAGAGTTGTATGAGATGCCGCTGCACCCGTATACCAGGGCTCTACTCTCCGCGATACCGTTCCCTGATCCAAGGCATAAACGCGATCGTATCGTGTTGACAGGTGACGTGCCGACGCCGATCAACCCTCCGTCGGGCTGCCGCTTTCGCACGCGTTGCCCGCTGGCGATCGACGAATGTGCATCAGTATCACCGGAACTGAAGGAGATCACGCCGGGACATTTTGCCGCGTGTATTCGCATTGACGGCTACGACAACGCCGAGCGGACGGCTTGA
- a CDS encoding ABC transporter permease, which yields MVVATTSFIENFKMAIDTLRSNKLRSFLTIIGVVIGVITVMLISSLISGIKVAVEKQVESFGTTSIFLYKMDIGIRTSSPSREERMRKPLTMEDAAALSNLSSLQAAVPYLNITNNFFGQKINVTGKNGKTSSSIQLQGTLPDAEKAPGEVLIDGRWFSPAENDSKTNVCVVGDSIRDAYFPNRSPIGETVEIGGSEFRIIGLLQKREQLFGGGGGNNDQSNVIYMPMGAALKLKPNADDLFILAIAKDGQLDAAKDQVQDLLRIRRQVKFGDKNNFAMETAASIIDQFAAITNGVFIAMVVISSVGLMIGGIGVMNIMLVSVTERTREIGIRKAIGARQNDILLQFLVEAATLTGFGGIVGLLIGWLLTLLVRLFLPSYVPLWAPIAGFVASVGIGLAFGLFPAWKAARLDPIESLRYE from the coding sequence ATGGTAGTCGCAACAACCTCATTTATCGAAAACTTTAAGATGGCGATCGACACGCTGCGGAGCAATAAGCTGCGCTCGTTTCTGACGATCATCGGTGTGGTTATAGGCGTTATCACCGTGATGCTGATCTCGTCGCTGATCAGCGGGATCAAGGTAGCCGTCGAAAAACAGGTCGAATCCTTTGGTACCACGTCGATATTTCTGTACAAGATGGATATCGGCATCCGCACCAGTTCCCCGTCGCGCGAAGAGCGTATGCGCAAGCCGCTGACGATGGAGGATGCGGCGGCCCTAAGCAACCTGAGTTCGTTACAGGCGGCGGTTCCGTATCTCAATATTACAAACAATTTCTTTGGCCAAAAGATCAACGTCACCGGAAAGAATGGCAAGACCTCATCGTCCATACAGCTGCAGGGAACGCTTCCGGATGCTGAAAAGGCTCCGGGCGAGGTGCTGATCGACGGGCGTTGGTTCTCGCCGGCTGAAAACGATTCAAAGACCAATGTATGTGTAGTAGGCGACTCGATCCGTGATGCTTATTTCCCGAATAGATCGCCGATCGGCGAAACGGTGGAGATCGGCGGCTCCGAATTCAGGATCATCGGCCTTTTGCAGAAGCGCGAACAACTTTTCGGCGGCGGCGGCGGCAATAATGATCAGTCAAATGTCATCTATATGCCGATGGGGGCAGCACTCAAGCTCAAGCCGAATGCCGATGATCTCTTCATTCTGGCCATCGCAAAAGACGGTCAACTCGACGCCGCAAAAGATCAAGTGCAGGATCTGCTCAGAATTCGCCGGCAAGTAAAATTTGGCGATAAGAACAACTTTGCAATGGAAACCGCGGCAAGCATCATCGATCAATTTGCGGCCATTACGAACGGTGTTTTCATCGCGATGGTGGTCATATCTTCGGTGGGCCTGATGATCGGCGGTATCGGCGTGATGAATATTATGCTCGTCTCCGTGACCGAACGTACCAGAGAGATCGGCATCCGCAAGGCTATCGGTGCCCGTCAAAATGACATTTTGCTACAGTTTTTGGTCGAGGCTGCCACTCTTACCGGTTTCGGCGGTATCGTCGGCTTACTCATTGGGTGGCTTTTGACGCTCCTTGTCCGTCTGTTTTTGCCCTCGTATGTACCGCTTTGGGCACCGATCGCGGGCTTTGTCGCAAGCGTCGGTATCGGACTCGCCTTCGGACTGTTTCCGGCCTGGAAAGCGGCCCGACTCGATCCGATCGAATCGCTACGATACGAATAG
- a CDS encoding YIP1 family protein: MNRIAGIIIAALGLVVAVLGATKIVPGLTSPGVFMIVLGGLVIGLSFINKPAVEGDVERMSTASSIVNIFFAPSEVFRNLRWHPRWLVPILLMVVMSVAYSNLFSARIGIDRITNFSIDKTLEMPMIAGSEDARKSVEAGRVQALEDAKNPVARVGQVAASFAGFTILYAILALIYFVFALAMGGKLNFWQAFSAAVYAALPINIIKFVLNTTLLYLKDPTDIHPILGQQSLIQDNLSFLVTSAEHPVIFTLLASLSVLGFYWLFMNAIGLKNAGERVSGTIAWSASISVFLFVLLFGMAMAVLFPSFIS; this comes from the coding sequence ATGAATCGAATAGCTGGAATTATCATTGCGGCCCTTGGTCTCGTAGTCGCCGTATTGGGCGCAACCAAGATCGTGCCTGGCCTGACCTCGCCCGGCGTATTTATGATCGTGCTCGGTGGGCTAGTCATCGGACTTAGCTTCATAAACAAGCCGGCGGTCGAGGGTGATGTTGAGAGGATGTCAACGGCAAGTAGCATAGTCAATATCTTTTTTGCCCCAAGCGAAGTCTTTCGTAATCTCCGTTGGCACCCGCGATGGCTTGTGCCCATCTTGCTGATGGTCGTTATGTCGGTCGCATACAGCAATCTATTTTCGGCACGCATCGGCATCGATCGGATCACCAACTTCTCCATCGATAAAACGCTCGAGATGCCTATGATCGCCGGTAGCGAAGACGCCAGAAAGAGTGTTGAAGCCGGACGTGTGCAAGCTTTGGAGGATGCCAAAAATCCCGTGGCCCGCGTAGGCCAAGTTGCTGCGTCGTTTGCCGGTTTCACAATCCTCTACGCGATCCTTGCCCTAATATACTTTGTTTTTGCATTGGCGATGGGCGGCAAGCTTAACTTTTGGCAGGCGTTTTCGGCTGCAGTTTACGCGGCATTGCCGATCAATATTATTAAGTTTGTACTCAACACCACGCTTCTATACCTAAAGGATCCGACCGATATTCACCCCATCCTCGGTCAGCAATCGTTGATCCAGGACAATCTTAGCTTCCTTGTTACTTCAGCTGAGCATCCGGTAATTTTTACGCTGCTTGCGTCGTTAAGCGTCCTTGGTTTTTACTGGCTGTTTATGAATGCGATCGGCCTCAAGAACGCCGGCGAGAGGGTTAGCGGAACCATCGCTTGGTCGGCGTCGATCTCAGTCTTTTTGTTCGTTCTACTTTTCGGTATGGCGATGGCGGTGCTGTTCCCGAGTTTTATCAGCTAG
- a CDS encoding FHA domain-containing protein — MNAKLVIERGDSPGIEFKFSGTEAIIGRWDADNGVFPDVDLDAHDGEAKVSRRHARIKFQDGKYQIEDLGSTNGTYVNRGRRLLPGNSQALVDGDEVIVGKTFMRFHIIG; from the coding sequence ATGAATGCAAAGCTCGTCATCGAACGCGGTGATTCGCCGGGAATTGAATTTAAGTTTTCGGGGACTGAAGCGATCATCGGGCGTTGGGATGCTGACAATGGGGTTTTCCCTGATGTTGACCTCGACGCTCACGACGGTGAGGCCAAGGTGTCGCGGCGGCACGCCCGTATCAAGTTTCAGGATGGTAAGTACCAGATCGAGGACCTTGGGTCTACGAATGGTACATATGTAAATCGCGGCCGTCGATTGCTGCCGGGTAATTCTCAGGCTCTGGTTGACGGTGACGAAGTTATTGTAGGGAAGACGTTTATGCGTTTTCATATTATTGGTTAA
- a CDS encoding ABC transporter permease: MNFSETIKLAFDQILAHKLRSFLTLLGMIIGVTAFMIVLSLLQGFSSYVDEKLAGIGSNSFTVRRFSFDDFKDTDTIAAAQRRNTELTFDEMEFIKERAQLVGLIGAKAGGMSRDVKGGGETLASVQISGAEPVTALIDKLDIADGRFFSEPENANGARVAYVGWDVANKLYPRESAIGQELTIQGIPYRIIGVQTAKGTVFGQPQDNFITLPIKTFGSAFGGLTRQRAPYFVVTSKDEKNVADTVEEVRMLMRIKRKIPFGEKDSFGILTPDAITNLIGGVTKPIGTVILAVPSIALLVGGIVIMNIMLVAVTERTREIGIRKSLGARQSDILRQFLLESATLSALGGIIGLIIAEIAGVAITAFFFPTKISLLAAFFAIAFSGVVGGLAGLYPAWKAARLDPIEALRAD, translated from the coding sequence ATGAATTTTTCTGAAACGATCAAACTTGCCTTCGACCAGATATTGGCGCATAAGCTGCGGTCATTTCTCACGCTTTTGGGAATGATAATCGGCGTCACTGCGTTTATGATCGTTTTGTCGCTACTGCAAGGTTTTAGCTCGTACGTTGACGAAAAACTCGCCGGTATCGGATCGAATTCGTTCACAGTTCGACGCTTTAGCTTCGACGATTTCAAGGATACCGATACGATCGCCGCAGCGCAGCGGCGAAATACGGAATTGACCTTTGATGAGATGGAATTCATCAAAGAACGAGCTCAACTCGTCGGCCTGATCGGTGCCAAAGCGGGCGGTATGAGTCGTGATGTCAAGGGCGGCGGTGAGACGCTGGCCAGCGTTCAGATCAGCGGTGCCGAACCGGTCACGGCGCTGATCGACAAGCTTGACATCGCGGACGGACGATTCTTTTCCGAACCCGAAAACGCAAACGGCGCCCGCGTCGCCTATGTCGGTTGGGACGTCGCCAACAAACTCTATCCTCGTGAATCCGCCATCGGCCAGGAATTGACCATTCAGGGTATTCCCTATCGGATTATCGGCGTGCAGACGGCAAAGGGCACAGTTTTTGGGCAGCCGCAGGATAATTTTATTACGCTGCCGATCAAGACCTTTGGGTCGGCATTTGGCGGTTTGACACGTCAGCGGGCACCGTACTTCGTTGTAACATCAAAGGATGAAAAAAATGTAGCCGACACAGTCGAAGAGGTGCGTATGCTTATGCGTATCAAGCGAAAGATTCCTTTCGGTGAAAAGGATAGCTTCGGTATTCTGACGCCGGACGCGATCACAAATCTCATCGGCGGCGTTACAAAGCCGATCGGGACGGTAATTTTGGCGGTACCGTCGATCGCACTTCTAGTCGGCGGCATCGTAATTATGAACATTATGCTCGTCGCCGTGACCGAGCGAACCCGCGAGATCGGGATACGAAAAAGCCTCGGGGCGAGACAATCGGACATTTTAAGACAGTTCTTACTGGAATCGGCCACGCTCTCTGCTCTGGGCGGTATCATCGGGCTCATCATCGCAGAGATCGCCGGCGTGGCTATTACAGCGTTCTTTTTTCCGACTAAGATATCTCTTCTGGCGGCTTTCTTTGCCATTGCATTTTCCGGAGTTGTCGGGGGACTCGCCGGGCTTTATCCGGCGTGGAAAGCGGCCCGTCTGGATCCCATCGAGGCTCTGAGGGCAGATTGA
- a CDS encoding energy transducer TonB, with amino-acid sequence MKIRIVAAIAIQLLLTLTGIGQSGKIGSPVKWERYGVPRTDVSVLLPKLPIRIDSYNPCNQLAYSEYWAYADNAAYGIRIFAKYKTDRSYCKTTEDFGKRSFDARISKWSSEKDTVASETEVLGSTRKARVFSSKVRRVFIVDDLSNNRWIELEIVRRNENTDLEAKFVSSLTFKRPISGIDIGDGSAITLGDEYTIPAPSIPPPVTPPSTQMTHQGSGSGSVTGDTAAALPSANSIGLMIVAKPRPSYTDSARQVNIQGTVILRTTFLANGSIGAVSVVKSLPYGLTEQAIAAARRIVFLPAQPDGVNFAVTKQVEYTFSIY; translated from the coding sequence ATGAAAATTCGAATCGTTGCAGCGATAGCGATCCAACTGCTGCTCACTTTGACGGGAATTGGGCAGAGCGGAAAGATAGGCTCGCCCGTCAAATGGGAGAGATATGGCGTTCCACGAACGGATGTTTCGGTTCTTTTGCCGAAACTCCCGATTCGAATCGATTCGTACAACCCTTGCAATCAATTGGCGTATTCGGAATATTGGGCATACGCCGACAATGCTGCATATGGCATAAGGATCTTCGCGAAATACAAGACTGATCGTAGTTATTGCAAAACTACTGAGGACTTTGGCAAACGCAGTTTTGATGCCAGGATATCAAAATGGTCATCAGAAAAGGATACGGTAGCGTCGGAAACTGAAGTTTTGGGGAGTACCCGCAAGGCTCGGGTATTTTCGTCGAAAGTGCGTCGAGTGTTTATCGTAGACGACCTAAGTAATAATAGATGGATCGAGCTCGAGATCGTTCGGCGAAATGAGAATACTGATCTCGAAGCGAAGTTTGTATCCTCGTTGACGTTTAAGCGGCCGATCTCCGGTATCGACATCGGAGACGGTTCGGCTATTACGCTGGGTGACGAATATACTATTCCGGCCCCCTCTATACCGCCTCCGGTTACTCCGCCGTCAACGCAGATGACCCATCAAGGGAGCGGTAGCGGTTCAGTCACCGGCGACACGGCCGCGGCGTTGCCGTCGGCTAATAGCATTGGATTAATGATCGTCGCCAAACCTCGTCCGAGCTATACCGACTCGGCTCGACAGGTTAATATTCAGGGAACAGTGATCCTGAGAACGACCTTTTTGGCAAACGGCAGTATTGGAGCGGTAAGTGTCGTGAAATCACTACCTTACGGCCTGACGGAGCAGGCGATCGCGGCCGCACGTAGAATAGTCTTTTTGCCCGCGCAGCCAGATGGCGTAAACTTCGCGGTTACTAAGCAGGTGGAATACACCTTTAGCATCTATTAG
- a CDS encoding ABC transporter ATP-binding protein — protein sequence MISMRNIWKTYQMGTEELHALQGVSFEVKRNEYLAIIGPSGSGKSTLMNLIGCLDSPSKGEYWINGNLVSEMTDDELARIRNKEVGFVFQTFNLLSRATALHNVELPLIYAGMGSAERQEKAQASLAAVELGDRMLHRPNELSGGQRQRVAIARALVNHPSILLADEPTGALDTKTSYEIMALFEKLHAEGNTIIVVTHEHDIAERAHRVITIRDGLIEKDERIK from the coding sequence ATCATCTCGATGCGAAACATCTGGAAGACATACCAGATGGGTACAGAAGAATTGCACGCTCTGCAGGGCGTATCTTTTGAAGTAAAGCGCAACGAATACCTCGCTATCATCGGCCCGTCGGGCTCAGGTAAATCGACGCTGATGAACCTCATCGGTTGTCTGGATTCCCCGTCAAAAGGGGAATACTGGATCAACGGCAATCTCGTCTCGGAAATGACCGACGACGAACTTGCACGCATTCGTAACAAGGAGGTCGGTTTCGTTTTTCAGACCTTTAACCTGCTTTCCAGGGCGACCGCACTTCATAATGTCGAATTGCCTCTGATCTACGCAGGTATGGGTTCGGCCGAGCGGCAAGAGAAGGCTCAGGCGTCGCTTGCGGCCGTCGAACTCGGCGACCGAATGCTGCATAGGCCTAATGAGCTCTCCGGCGGCCAGCGGCAGCGTGTGGCGATCGCAAGGGCTCTGGTCAATCATCCCTCGATCCTGCTTGCTGACGAACCGACTGGTGCACTGGACACAAAAACGAGCTACGAGATCATGGCCCTATTTGAAAAGCTTCACGCGGAGGGCAACACGATCATTGTAGTTACGCACGAACATGATATCGCCGAACGAGCCCATCGCGTCATTACGATCCGCGACGGACTGATCGAAAAGGACGAACGCATTAAATAA
- a CDS encoding ABC transporter ATP-binding protein — protein MSQLLEVRDLQTHFPTKGGLVRSVDGVSFEIGEGELLGLVGESGCGKSITALSIMRLISSPGKIVGGSIKFKGEELTTASEERLRAIRGNDIAMIFQDPMTSLNPVFTVGEQIAEALRLHRKLDKKTAWQASIDAMKEVAIPSPERRANDYPHQLSGGMRQRVMIAMALACNPELLIADEPTTALDVTIQAQILELLDGLRVTRKLAVLLITHDLGVVAEVADRVCVMYTGKIVEESGVDELFADPKHPYTRGLLRSVPKLSEAGSAKTERLKTIDGTVPSPTELPKGCHFAPRCDDRFDACVIAPVPLIDIASGRKVRCLLYDEAHKFNAARQRVLAESA, from the coding sequence ATGTCCCAATTACTCGAAGTACGCGATCTTCAGACGCATTTTCCGACGAAAGGCGGCCTCGTCCGCTCGGTTGATGGCGTGAGCTTTGAGATCGGCGAGGGCGAATTGCTCGGCCTGGTCGGCGAATCTGGTTGCGGTAAATCGATCACCGCTTTGTCGATAATGCGTCTGATCTCGTCACCGGGCAAGATCGTTGGCGGCTCGATCAAATTCAAGGGCGAAGAACTGACGACAGCCAGTGAGGAACGCCTGCGAGCGATCCGCGGCAACGATATCGCGATGATCTTTCAAGATCCGATGACGTCGCTTAATCCGGTCTTTACCGTCGGTGAGCAGATCGCTGAGGCGTTGCGGTTGCATCGCAAACTCGACAAAAAAACGGCGTGGCAGGCGTCGATCGACGCGATGAAGGAGGTGGCGATACCGTCGCCGGAGCGCCGTGCAAACGACTATCCGCATCAACTGTCCGGCGGTATGCGCCAGCGTGTGATGATAGCTATGGCTCTCGCGTGTAACCCCGAGTTGCTGATCGCCGACGAACCGACGACCGCTCTCGACGTTACGATCCAGGCCCAGATTCTCGAACTGCTCGACGGCCTGCGCGTTACGCGCAAACTCGCGGTTCTCCTCATCACACACGATCTGGGTGTCGTTGCCGAGGTCGCCGATCGGGTTTGTGTGATGTACACCGGTAAGATCGTTGAGGAATCTGGCGTAGATGAGCTTTTTGCTGACCCGAAACACCCGTACACTCGAGGCCTTCTGCGTTCGGTCCCTAAATTATCTGAGGCCGGATCGGCCAAAACGGAGCGGCTCAAAACTATCGACGGAACGGTGCCTTCACCGACCGAATTGCCAAAAGGTTGCCACTTTGCTCCTCGATGCGACGATAGGTTCGATGCGTGTGTCATCGCACCCGTACCGCTGATCGATATCGCGTCCGGCCGCAAGGTGCGATGCCTTTTGTACGATGAAGCTCATAAATTCAACGCGGCCCGGCAACGCGTTTTGGCCGAATCGGCCTGA
- a CDS encoding efflux RND transporter periplasmic adaptor subunit: MALSRKKKIIIGVSAVVLLAIIIVGSVLATRTDTPEVTVVKLETRKELRSTVTSSGEIRPIQFMNLTSEVQGRIEEIYVKEGDTVTKGQPLVKLDPNQLNSNTDAQIAAYQTAQDEVRVSQTQVTAAQNQYSQAQQGLNASDASVTTARQNVVTSQTDVDRAQVDVNTAQRELNRNAQLLESGVISRQEYDQKKDALETAQVGLRTAKARLESAKLSVNEAIARRNQQAVAVRDAKRGVETASISVQSSQSRANQQAATLRGSKSQRDKTLQVAPINGVIAEIPSKVGTFAVAGLSTTALLTIADMSQINVEVKVDETEIDKVEVGQKAKVKVDAFGDKEIGGEVLQKTPLAVGKSQTSGGLSTNINVQEAKEFRVVIKLTELPEDLKTGLRPGMSATATITTKTVTNVITVPLQAVIEKKPDASPAPTIQGDTPQPADKPKTITGVYVLEGNKAKFVEVTTGIVGESDREITSGLKADDEVITGPSRILNTLKDGTVVKRQTKKEGAAAK, translated from the coding sequence ATGGCATTGAGCCGCAAAAAGAAGATCATCATCGGCGTATCGGCAGTTGTTTTATTGGCGATCATCATCGTGGGCAGCGTTCTGGCCACACGAACAGATACGCCCGAGGTCACGGTCGTCAAACTTGAAACACGTAAGGAATTGCGTTCGACGGTGACATCGTCGGGTGAAATACGCCCGATACAATTTATGAATCTCACGAGCGAGGTCCAGGGTCGTATCGAAGAGATCTATGTAAAAGAGGGCGATACGGTCACAAAAGGCCAGCCGCTGGTTAAACTCGACCCAAACCAATTAAATTCGAATACGGACGCGCAGATCGCGGCATATCAGACTGCACAAGATGAAGTCCGCGTATCACAGACACAGGTCACTGCAGCTCAAAATCAATATTCGCAAGCACAACAAGGATTGAATGCGTCCGACGCATCGGTCACGACCGCACGGCAAAACGTCGTAACGTCGCAGACCGACGTCGACCGTGCGCAGGTCGATGTCAACACCGCCCAACGCGAACTGAATCGAAACGCACAGCTTCTGGAATCCGGCGTGATCTCGCGGCAGGAATATGACCAGAAGAAGGACGCCCTCGAAACTGCTCAAGTAGGACTCCGCACGGCAAAGGCAAGGCTCGAGTCGGCAAAACTAAGCGTTAACGAAGCCATTGCTCGGCGAAATCAACAGGCGGTTGCAGTACGTGATGCCAAGCGCGGCGTCGAAACAGCGTCGATCAGTGTTCAGAGTAGCCAGTCGAGGGCAAATCAGCAGGCCGCAACCTTGCGTGGCAGTAAGAGCCAGCGTGACAAAACCCTGCAGGTTGCACCGATCAACGGTGTGATCGCTGAGATCCCGTCCAAAGTCGGAACGTTTGCCGTTGCCGGACTTTCGACGACCGCACTGCTTACGATCGCCGATATGTCGCAGATCAACGTCGAAGTAAAAGTGGACGAAACCGAGATCGATAAGGTCGAGGTCGGTCAAAAAGCAAAGGTCAAGGTGGATGCATTCGGCGACAAAGAGATCGGCGGTGAGGTCTTGCAGAAGACGCCGCTCGCAGTCGGCAAGTCGCAAACCAGCGGCGGACTTTCAACGAACATCAACGTGCAGGAAGCCAAAGAGTTTCGTGTCGTGATCAAGCTGACTGAATTGCCGGAAGATCTGAAAACCGGCCTCCGTCCCGGAATGAGTGCTACCGCGACCATCACTACGAAAACTGTAACTAATGTGATCACAGTGCCGCTCCAGGCCGTGATCGAAAAGAAACCGGACGCATCGCCCGCCCCGACGATCCAGGGCGACACACCGCAACCGGCAGATAAGCCCAAGACCATCACCGGCGTTTACGTACTCGAAGGTAACAAGGCAAAGTTTGTCGAAGTGACGACCGGCATTGTCGGCGAGTCGGATCGAGAGATAACCAGCGGACTCAAAGCCGATGACGAGGTCATAACCGGACCGAGCCGGATACTAAATACGCTGAAAGACGGTACAGTCGTTAAACGACAGACCAAAAAAGAAGGTGCAGCCGCTAAGTAG